Below is a genomic region from Onychostoma macrolepis isolate SWU-2019 chromosome 15, ASM1243209v1, whole genome shotgun sequence.
tgAAGACCTGATTATTTCAGGAGCCTTGTCACAAGTccattgtttttgaatgtcGGTGCTACAATTCtgctatattttcacacttaaaacaataatttggtaTTCCTCTTGTAACGTTGTCCTCTTTTATGCTAAGAAATAAGTCACCTGGCAGTTCTCTGCCAAGTGGTTCCACGGCTCCCAGCATTAAGTCTGAGTATGATTCAGTGGCCtatataacacatttaattgTCAGGAAATTACTTGTCTTTAAAAGTTTTGGTTCAATATACTTACCTGTTGATCAAAAATAGCCTTAAATTatacacttttttaaatttatttttttatttagtaattttcaggagggtgtactcatttttgcaacacaacattttatcactttgataataaaatcttattttgcTGAATAATTTTGACATTCTTCTTTGGTAATTGATCAAGCAGGCTTGTTGGAACATTATATCTCCAAAGAACCCTAACATGACATCCAAGTAAAGAGTAATTGCTGAATTTGTTAAGTTTTAgagggggtgtactcatttatgctgtACACTGTATGTGCAATAAGAATGCAAAATAATGGAAACTGAGATGTCAAAAAATAACGAGATTCAAGATCTTACCTTGCAGCTGCTGTCATTGTAACAGTACCACTTTTCATTGGGGTTTTTGGCATAAGTCACATAGTGCCCCCCTCCCATTATTCCTGAATGGCACTGAAAGAAAAACAATCACATTGTTAGAGAAGCTGCTTACAAAAGCAATCACTACACAACAAGTCATGTAGACAAGAATCACTTACTGAGATTGCATATAAATTGTACAGGGGCTCCAGGCAGATGTCATTTCTTTGGTGAGGGGTGTCCAGGTCTGCGCTGACCTCTGAGTGTCCATTACTCTGACTGCTGTCTTGTCCCAATCCATTCATCATGATCACATCGCAGTCATTGCTTGAGGTGTCCAGTGACCAGGTGTCTTGTGTGTTTGCATCAGATGGCATCTGATTCTCCCCGTCCGTCACTGTGCCCTGCTCTGGCTCAGTCTCGCTCTCTTGCTGCTGCTACAGGCTTCCAGGTTTTCTTTGCTGTTGCAGAGTCGATGTCGACTGCCCAGCTGGGGAAGACGGAGGCGCCCCTGTTTTCGCCCTGTATTCCTGGGGCTGCTGTTTTTGCTCAGTGGGCTGCCCACTCTCCTGATGGAGCATGGGGTTCCTGAAACAACAATGCAACGATTAGAGAATCTCATGTTGATTCAAAAGGTCTGCAcaaagagaagagagagagacagacctCTGCCAGAGGTGGGAGGACTGGCCACAGTAGTAGTGGAGATGGAAGACACGGAGGAGTCTCCTCTCTCTAGCCTCTGGAGCTCCTCTACCAGGCATTCGCTCTGCAGGCTCTGCAGGCTGCCCATGCTTTGAGACACCTCCCGTGGGGCCAGGAACGCACTGGGGTCAAAGCTCTCACGTGGAAACTTCACAATTTTTTGAGACTTAATCCAGCGACCATTGACAAACTGGAAGCGTTTCAAATGAACAATCTGAAAAAgtacattgaaaaaaatatttcagccAAATGTAACAAAAAGCAACTTGCAATGGTGTATAATAATtcacgtttttaaaaaaaaataaaaacactctaAAATTGTGATGTGGCCTTTCATGATTAAAGCACAAACCACTgcaattaaagaaataaaaaaattgtatgcaaTGCATGTTCAATTTTGCTCAAATTACCTAAACAAATattgaagagttaatttgcaaaaaccaatatatgccacttaaaaaaaaaaactgcgccgtgcattattctccacatatagTGCGATCTGAAGCCTAACACGTTTTGTCAAAAAGCCGGTATTGTTCACTTTCAAGTGACAAGCCGACAAGCACCCTTGTTGTTTGTGAACAGAAGCGGATAAATCCATTTTAACAAATCAGCACGCTGTATTCAGGTTAGGTGACAGGGCTGCCAGTCACTTTGAAAAGACGTGCTAGCTGAGAGGAATTTCGTAAAAACCGACTAAAAGTGATCGAGGATGGATAATTTCAACgaacttgatgaacctgtgatTTCTTCTTCAgggcataaaaggaaaatcaAAGCTGAAACTTTTTCACGGAACCTTGCAAAAGCAGCACGCTACAATGGTGAGGGAAAAGCTTCCTGTATTGCGTGTAATCACAACCATACAGTCaatgatcacaacaacaacgTCTGTCAGGCATCTACATTGTCATCTGAGGAGATTTGTTTGAGATATTATTACTtcaaacaacccaactgcagttctCTGAACTAAAAGAGTTCTCTggttttgcaaattaactcttcacatatacaggtgctggtcatataattagaatatcatcaaaaagttgatttatttcactaattccattcaaaaagtgaaacttgtatattatattcattcattacacacagactgatatatttcaaatgtttgtttcttttaattttgatgattagagcttacagctcatgaaagtcaaaaatcagtatctcaaaatattagaatatttacatttgagtttgaataaatgaccatccctacagtataaattctgggtatctcttgttctttgaaaccacaataatggagaagactgctgacttggcaatgatccagaagacgaacattgacgccctccacaaagagggtaagtcacagaaggtcattactgaaaggtgtggctgtttacagagtgctgtatcaaagcatattaaatgcaaagttgactggaaggaagaatttgggtaggaaaaggtgcacaagcaacagggatgaccacaagcttgagaatacagtcaagcaaagccgattcaaacacttgtgagagcttcacaaggagagaactgaagctggagtcagtgcatcaagagtcaccacgctcagacgtcttcaggaaaagggctaccaagccacttctgaaccagagacaacgtcagaagcatcttacctgggctgtggagaaaaagaactggactgttgctcagtggtccaaagtcctcttttcagatgaaagtaaattttgcatttcatttggaaatcaaggtcccagagtctgaaggaagagtggagaggcacagagtccatgttgcttgaagtccagtgtgaagtttccacagtcagtgatgatttgggctgccatgtcatctgctggtgttggtccactgtgttttctgaagtccacagtcaacgcagccatctaccaggaaattttagagcacttcatgcttccttctgttgacaagctttatggagatgctgatttcattttccagcagaacttggcacctgcccacactgccaaaggtaccaaaagctggttcaatgaccatagtgttactgtgcttgattggccagcaaactcgcctgacctgaaccccatagagaatctgtggggtattgtcaagaggaagatgagagacaccagacccaacaatgcagatgagctgaaggccactatcagagcaacctgggctctcataacacctgagcagtgccacagactgatcgactccatgccacgccgcattgctgcagtaattcaggcaaaaggagccccaactaagtattgagtgctgtacatgctcatacttttcattttcatacttttcagttggccaagatttctaaaaatcctttctttgtattggtcttaagtaatattctaatattttgagatactgatttttgactttcatgagctgtaagctctaatcatcaaaattaaaagaaataaacatttgaaatatatcagtctgtgtgtaatgaatgaatataatatacaagttgaatggaagtttgaatggaattagtgaaataaatcaactttttgatgatattctaattatatgaccagcacctgtacatacatacacacacacgcacacacacacgcacacacacacacacacacacacacatatatgtgtgtgtgtgcgcgcgtgtttgtgaaaagtcaggacatagatttgtataatgacaaaggtatgacataggtattacaaggtgaaggtgacttttcaagatattgacccatgtccccacttttcaaaacgcttataaatcatacagagtgaggttttttgggggaaagttgaaatgcatagtctcctgtaaggggtaggtttaggtgtaggattggtgtagggcaatagcacaaacagtaagtacagtataaaaaccattacgcctatggaatgtccccacttttcacaaaaatgagcgtgtgtgtgtgtgtgtgtgtatatatgcaacgtttatatatatatatatatatatatatatatatatatatatatatatatatatatatatatatatatatatatatataaaaaaaaaaaaaaaaaaaaaaaaaaaaaaaaaaaaatcgaatttCAAATATTCgtcgaatttaaaataaaaatacacattcgAATGCAAAACGTTGCATTCGAATTTTTGGGATGTGTCTGGCATCCTTATCTGGCGCACAAGATGCGATGAAGATGTAGGTAggtatcattgcattttaatgctttttttttttagcctatCCAGTTGAACCCACTGGATACGTCAATGCGGAGATTATGTTGTTTATGTCAAAACTGGAACCAAGCCCTTCACACAGAACGCATATTTATCGCATTTTCTAGAGGGACATCTATCACCGTTGCACTCGCGTCTTGCAAAAGAGAGTCGGATATTTAGAAAgccatttaaaattattgtaaGTTCAACTTTGAAAAAACATGTCTCAAAACTTTATGGCGGGACGGGTCTCTCCCCATTccactgcatctcatgtttttaaaataaaaaaaaaagtaacgtTACTCTTTGTGATGGGTTTTCCATGCTTTGTATTAAACTTGTatacatgatgctgttttgtttctaattgtttaagcaacTTAATTATAAAaggttaaacattattttaaacattattcaaAGATAGTCGTGTTATTTTATGCTTTGAAGAACCGTGGATcagtaatattttgctcgatgcgccctcttgtggcctcaggagagaagccaaagcttttttccccctaactgaaattatgccttttaaattcaaatataattaatataattttagtttttcagccattttgacagccctaatatatatatatagacagacaTATATagacacatacatatacatatatatgtgtatgtgtgtgtgtgtgtgtgtgtgtgtgtgtgtgtgtgtgtgtgtgtgtgtgtgtgtgtgtgtgtgtgtgtatgtatgtatgtatgtatatatatatatatatatatatatatatatatatatatatatatatatatatatatataaaatgataaacacaacacttttgtttttgcccccatttttcatgagctgaactcaaagatctaagactttttttaTGTACATAAAAGGCCTATTTcactcaaatattgttcacaaatctgtctaaatctgtgttagtgagcacttctcctttggcgagatactccatccacctcacaggtgtggcatatcaagatgctgattagacagcatgattattgcacaggtgtgccttaggctggccacaataaaaggccactctaaaatgtgtagttttatcacacagcacaatgccacagatgtcgcaagttttgagggagcgtgccattggcatgctgactgcaggaatgtccaccagagctgttgcctgtgaattgaatgttaatttctctaccataagccgtctccaaaggcgtttcagagaatttggcagtacatccaaccggcctcacaaccgcagaccacgtgtaaccacatcagcccaggacctccacatccagcatcttcacctccaagatcgtctgagaccagccacccggacggctgctgcaacaatcggtttgcataaccaaagaatttctgcacacaCTGTCAGAAACCGTTTCAGGGAAGCacatcctcatcggggtctcgtcCTGACTGTAGTTCGTCTGTTGCatttgagtgggcaaatgctcacattcgatggcgtctggcactttggagaggtgttctcttcacggatgaatcccggttttcactgtacagggcagatggcagacatggCGTCATCTGGGtggcggtttgctgatgtcaatgttgtggatcgagtggcccatggtggcatgttgcaaggatctatatacaattcctggaagctgaaaacatcccagttcttgcatggccagcatactcaccggacatgtcacccattgagcatgtttgggatgctctggatcggcgtatatgacagcgtgttccagttcctgccaatatccagcaacttcggacagccattgaagaggagtggaccaacattccacaggccacaatcaacaacctgatcaactctatgtgaaggagatgtgttgcactgtgtgaggcaaatggtggtcactgtgtgaggcaaatggtggtcagatttgtgaacaatatttgagagaaatagtgTACTTTTATGTACATagaaagtcttagatctttgagttcagctcatgaaaaatgggggcaaaaacaaaagtgttgcgttcataattttgttcagtgtacatacatacatacatgcatatatatgttttaaaattattttattaaaaaaagttcagattatttaatatatagatCTTTCTTGCTGGTCAAACATTCTCgtttaaacaaacatttcaaaaactgAGGTTTGCTTTTTCAAGAGACATGCGGTACATTTATTCCTACAGAAAAAGAGGAAACAGAAATAATGTGTGTTTCTGACCAGTACGGGAGGCAGCCTCCAGAGGTCCAGCTTCTTGGTGGCCAGGCGGTGGGTTTTACACTTGGAGCAGTAATAGAGCTCATCTTCTCCCAGCTCTTCTTCACTGGTAAAGGCTTTCAAACAGCTGTCCAGACTGATAGGCTCTGCCTGAGTGCGCCGACTCTGCTCTACACTGGGATGCTCTTCCACTATCTGCCCACATAAACATTAGCAATTAACTACCTGATACACAACAGAATGAAATAACTACTCAGAGGTCTGAACTacgaaaataaattatttataagattttaataatCATGCAACCAGgaattaatttgtaattacatttaaaagcattttttaaaatgtacaattaaacatttgtatttgcaGATTTTTGTAAGTTATAAAACTGAGAGTTATAATTTCAAATGTACCATAAAATCTAGTGCAAAAACCATGGATTTCACTCTGTTATCTTGAAATTTTAAACAACTAATTTACTATGACTTTGCAGGAGCTTTTGCCTTCAGAAAGTGTCTTTTGCAAGTAGCAATGACAGATCATAATTAGCAGTCCAAGGCTTATCAGCAGCTTTTGCTCGAGGTAAAATAGGTAGCAGATCCAGAAAATAATTAATCATACAATATGCTTTTAATGGATTTCTCAGCTGTGATATGAGATAGAAGTGAATCTCTTCACAGGGAATGACAGTACTGGCAGAGTAATCATTGGGTTTAAGGGATATATTAAGTCCTGCGGTGCGGCATCAGATTGAATCCAGTAACATAAAAACGTCACCCTTCACACAGGGACAAACCTTGAACTGACTGAAATCTCAGTAGACTGGTTTTATGGCCTTTAAAATCTTTAAACATCCTTATAGCACTCACCCTTTCTTGAGAGGTCTGGTAACGAAGGTGCAGAGCGGTGGGGTCCCAGTCTACAGCAATGTAAGCATTCCCCAAAGATGCTCTGTCTTCATTACAGTCCACTGTGCAGCCTCTGCAGAACCTGGCAAAGTCACCGACAACCCTTGTCAGTCACGACAACCCACGCTGTggtgtgagatactgtatgtgccTGCACAACCGCTGAATTTAAAGCCTTACCTATACCAGGGACACCAGGCACAGGAATTACCATCTTTCTGCACCACTCGCAGAGTGAAGGGGTACTGGTAGCCCAGACTGTCATCACTGGAAGAGATAGTGTTAACAAGTTTACTTCAACTTCAAAATTTTGGACATAAGTTACGAAgtaaaatgaataagaaattTTTAAGATTCTGGACTATTTCCtgactttttttaaacaagctAAGAAAACTAAGGAATTGTGAAATTTTCAATTATTatgataatattataatttgtaatgatttgtattaaattacaataatgtaaaatagaaGCAATTTCATTAGTGATACcagatgttttaataaattatcaGTACATTTGTCACCTGATGTTTTAGAGAGTTTTTACTACTTTCTACTAACAGAGACAATAGAGAGAAGAGACAGGAAATAATTGTGAAGGGAAATGGGATCCGGAAATGACTGCATTAAAAACTAACAGCTCATACATTTAGTACATCTTTCTTATTATCAAAATATACACTACCTTGctaaagtctggggtcagtaagatgcacattttttttaagaatttaatacttttattcagcccagacactttaaattgatcaaaaattacaatatttcttttcagtttaatgctgttctttctatttctattgcacaactgtttcaacaataatagtaaaacatatttcttgagcaccaaatctgcatatcagaatgaattcttaaggatcatgtgacactaaagatgGAATAGAGaattggctgctgaaaattcagctttgacacagggataaattaaaaattacaaaaatatatttaaaatagtaaagagttattttacattttaataatatgaaacaatattacagttttttttaatcaaataaatgcagccttggtgagcataaaagacttcttttaaCAATTTTGCAGACCTTaaattttgaacggtagtgtaattCAATCCTGTTTTAGCAAATATCTAAATCAATCATCAACCATCAACATAATCCTTGTGAGCTGCAGATGCCACTGACCAGTCTTGAGCATGGTTGCTGGCTTCCTGTGGGGGCAGAGGGCTGGCAAGTCGAGACACCTGGATCCACACGGCATCATACAGGTCCTTCTTACTCGTGTGAACTGTGCATGGCACAATCAGTGGCATGCCGAACAGACTGGGCCTGTTCTTCTGAGAGGACAGGAAGTACAGCTCTGTCCGCATCTGAGGGGACAGACCTTGCACTTAGGATGCTTACGACCATCATGTGAAGTCTAACAGTGAATACATCAGTAAATCCTCACCATCTTCCTGTGCATGGCAATGATGTAGCCAATGAAGGGGCTGTCTTGCACCAGCACGGCATGGCCATTAGGAATCCCATTGGCGAGGGGCTTCTCTGGGGTGCAGGGGACCACTGTGCTGGGCATGCCATTAGGAATCAGGCCAGACTTTCCAATGTGGTTGTTCCCTGCTGTCCCATTAGCCACAGGTGGTTTTTCTAAAAGAGACATTTATGGGTCAATGACAAATCAGAGTGTCTATGGTAAAGCGAAAGCTTCTCTTCTAAAGAAATatttgacccaaaaatgaaaatttgcttaatATTTAGACAACCTCAGGcgatccaagatgtagatgagtttgtttcttcatcagaacagatttggagaaatcattacatcacttgctcaccaatgaatgggtgccgtcagaataagagtccaaacagttgaaaaaacatcacaataatccacacaactccagtccatcaattaacatcgtaaagtgaaaagctgcacatttgtaataaacaaatctattattcatattttttttcataactttaaactgttgtttCTAACTAAAATACAAGTCGTCTATCCATAATATTAACAGAATGGCCAGAAGTGACATTTTAGAGTTAAAACGCCTAAATGATGGATgtgtttcttataaacatgcagcttttaaattcagaagacattaattgatggactggagtcgcgtggattattgtaatgtgtttatcagctgtttggactaattctgacggcacccatttactgcagaggatccattggtgagtaagtgatgtaaCACTAAgtcacatttctccaaacctcaaagaaacaaactcacctaATCTGGGTGCCCtttgggtgagtaaattttcagcaaattttcattttttagtcaactattcctttaaggaaaAAGGAAAGAAGTAATCAATCATTGTTACCCGTTATCACTGGAGACGTGACTGAGGTGGGCGAGCCAGGCACAGGGATCTCAAATGCACAGAGAAAGCCATTCACAGTGTGTCGCACCTTCTGGTTGTCTTGAGGAAAGTTCTAGACCAAAGCAagcatatttgttttaaaagccAGGCCACATGGATTGTATCAACAACAGTCATCTTGTGGTGAGTTGAGCTGACCTTGATGTTGGATGTGTGAACCTCAGCCAGTAGAATCTGCTCAGGTTTCAGGCTGCACAGCTCGCTCAGCTGTTTCTTCAGGCCCATGTACTTCTCATCCATGTTGAGACGCAGCCCGTACCGCACCGGAGTGGAGCCGTCAAGTTTGATAACTGCAAGTCAAAAAAGCTTTTATGTGAGACTGGCGTACCTGCTGATGGATTTTAAAGTGTTTATGTTTTCTCTCTGCTTGGCTTCACCTGTGATTTCTAAGTGCATAGAGCTGTCCATGGGAAGTGGCAGCGACAGGAAGTTAAAGGGGTCGAAGCGGGCACTGATATGGCCACAGGTCTTGCACTTCACCTGGGACCTGAGCTGCCCATGGAAGAGGTCGACCACGATAGAACGATTTCTCCGCAAATGGTTTTCCCAGGCCTGTGATGAGAAACACACAGATGTCGTTAGGGTGAAACGGCTTCCCATTAGCATGTCATCAGTGTACCCATTTAGGTTCATTAGAGccctatgaaatcagttttatttttccccaaattccgttttatttttttccaaattcttttatttttttcagtgttcatttttatggattccattttttatttatcaaaaaccatgtctaattaattgaaatcatgaaacttacaatattaaacagcaattttttaaaagtttaacaaaaattacattttaagaccctatgaaatgtgttttattttttctcaaattccattttattattattattgttttttcttttaccaaattctgttttctattaattttctggattccattttaaatcgcttcataaaatattaataatcaaaagaaTAATCTAAtgaattgattttattattataaaaaatcaagaaatacttcgtgtatttacatttttctgctttattttttctggtaaatattcatttaaaattaatattttaataataacctTATTAGCAGTAGTAGTACTATAATTACATTACATGATATTTCTGTCAACGTTTCTTCaaattaaaccaaacttttattttgacgggttgctgtgaagactaagtttctgtttgtatatgacAACAGTTTTACTCaaaagaaacagtaaaatactCATGAAgagactctcagagcagttctagagATTATGTTGCTTGATGCTGCAGAGGCTGAAAACATCGCAAGCATAACACACGCTTCTGTATGTGTGTAAACAAAACCGTGCATCTGCATCATTAATTTACACAGAAAAACGGGGCTGAAAAACACTAGTCTGACACTGACCTCTGTGGCCACTTCATGATCTGGCCGACCATCGCTGTCCTTGAGCTCCACGTAAGGCTTCTCATGCACACGATTCAAGTCCTCGTGAAGCCCATCCAACAGGAAGGCCAAAAGCTCCTGGGAGTCTTGCTGCTGGAAGCCGTTGAATCTTGGTGCATACTTTGCTATTGTCCactacaaaaatgtttttaaaaaatggcatAAGAATTTTAATGGAAACATTTGGGTTTGATGCTCATAATAATAGAGATGTTATCAACTCACCCTGAGTTTCAGAGGTGCAATGTTCTTCTGGGTGCCGCTCCAGAGTTCCTGTACCAAATCACCATAGCATTTGGCCATGTGACCACGCATTCCTATTGGATTGGTTCTGTCAAGGCAAGACAGCTCATTGGTCAAGAGGTATGGCAAATATCACAGAAGTCACAACATGGTGTGACCAACTCGAACGTGAGCAAAATCTGCATGGGGAACTTAACCTTGCACAAAACTCTTGTGGATTCCagttgaaatgactggatttcacaagcaaaattttaaaaagcaatgGTAAATGTGACTGCACATTAACTTAGCAGTTATAAGTGGTttgagttttaaaaaatatctccGTACCTGTTAAGCTCATAAAGGTGTCGCCCTGAGATAAAGTACTCAGTGAGGGGCTTGGTATTGCTTacacactgaatactggagttCATGAAGCATGTGTTACCTAGGTTACTCAAACCTGTGGCACCTTTCTCTGTAGGAACTGTAAGAGAAATAGCAAAATTTACACACAATTATTTGAGACTGAAGGTTTGATTAAATTTATACTCCTCTGGCTCAGCCACTTGAGTACTATCTCCATGAAGTTCAATTACTCAGTATTTCATAGAGTTCGATAGCAACATTGTGAGTCTTTAAAATGTCACAGCTGATGTCGGTCTtgatatgactttttttttgctttatgtAATTACTTCTTTGATTCTTGCTGCTTTCATTCCTGTGTTAATAATCTACTTGATATGTGCTTTGATACAAGTAACCAGTCTAAAGAATTGTATTATAGTGCCATCTAGGCAAGGTCAAACTCAGATAAACATTCTGACATTTGTAGATAGCTTGGCCAGCCTCCAGTTTTCATAGATTTTTCCAACATTTTCCAAGACCTCTGACATTACCTTTGTGTCTGTCGATTTTGCTGCTGTTTGCAATGAAAGACATTTCCTCTGGCCAGCTCATATCTTTGTTTCGAACTAGAGAGAGGGAAAGATATCTTAATAATTTTTCCTTTTCCATCAGTACAGCCATGCATGCTTCGCAATTTAATCCACACAGGTCAGCAAATGTGAATTGAGATAAAACTTTAAGACAGATAAATGTCACAGACATACCCTCAATGACTAAGTGCTGTTCGTCTGGAATTTTCAAACTTTCTAATGTGTGATCTTCATCGTCTAGGAGAGTGAGGTAATTCTGATAAAAAGACATTATAAAACAAGATTAGTATACAATGTAATGGATGTATCATAAATTATTAAAGACCTATCATTAAAGAATTATtagaaacaatataaataaagaataattattaaagaattaattaattggAGTTTTGTGgcttgtagttttaaataacattttaaaatatattaaaataaaaaacaataactttaaatcgtaaaaacatttcacaaaattgtttttattttatttttgtattgtacttcttttaaaaaacgtttttaaaaaattgaatggtaatgtacagtggtgtgaaaagtttttgcccccttcctttttttaactttttttttttttaattttttgcatatttttcacatttaaaagcttcagatcaaactaattttaatattacacaaagataatgcaagtaaatacaatatgcagtttttaaataatttcatttattaagagaaaaaaagctgtccaaacctacctggccctacatgaaaaattaattgccccctcttgttaaatcatgaaagaactgtgattaaccacattattttagaaagccgagttaaatttcactagccaaacccaggcctgatgactgccagacctgttgaatcaagaaatcacttaaatagaacctgtctgacaaagtgaagcatgtttaaagagcaatac
It encodes:
- the usp32 gene encoding LOW QUALITY PROTEIN: ubiquitin carboxyl-terminal hydrolase 32 (The sequence of the model RefSeq protein was modified relative to this genomic sequence to represent the inferred CDS: inserted 1 base in 1 codon), whose product is MGAKESRIGFLSYDEAVKRVTDVELKRLRDAFKRTSGLSVYMTQQCFYREVLGDGVPPKVAEVIYSSFGGTSKGLHFNYLIVGLVLLTRGRDEEKAKYIFSLFASDSGTYVVREDVENMLRSVDGEVPPSLRKCFTEGEKVNYEKFKSWLLQNKDAFTFSRWLLSSGVCVTLTDDSDTPTFYQTLAGVTHLEESDIIDLEKRYWLLKAQSRTGRFDLETFVPLVSPPIHASLSEGLFHAFDENRDNHIDFKEISCGLSACCRGPVAERQKFCFKVFDVDRDGVLSRDEIHEMVVALLEVWKDNRTDTLPEFDSSVSDIVEDILKMHDTTKQGHLTLEDYQIWSVKSALANEFLNLLFQVCHIVLGLRPATPEEEGQIIRGWLERESRHGLQPSQNWFLISMQWWQQWKDYVRYDNKSIVMEQPSMQGSGMRSSQSTTPIDPVLNRIGIVVRSPSSPEEKFPDNISSSSEASESTGNSLTPHATSSATDVCFARQHNISDNNNQCFSSANGHLPNSMAVQRPGAIDNQPLVTTEPVKAPTLTMEGGRLKKSQQLVSSRDFETVPEPVWRALYHWYGANLSLPRPVIMSTVTAQAELELFPRYLLFLRQQPATRSPQSNIWVNMGNVPSPNAPLKRVLAYTGCFSRMGTIKDIHEYLSQRLRIKEEDMRLWLYNSENYLTLLDDEDHTLESLKIPDEQHLVIEVRNKDMSWPEEMSFIANSSKIDRHKVPTEKGATGLSNLGNTCFMNSSIQCVSNTKPLTEYFISGRHLYELNRTNPIGMRGHMAKCYGDLVQELWSGTQKNIAPLKLRWTIAKYAPRFNGFQQQDSQELLAFLLDGLHEDLNRVHEKPYVELKDSDGRPDHEVATEAWENHLRRNRSIVVDLFHGQLRSQVKCKTCGHISARFDPFNFLSLPLPMDSSMHLEITVIKLDGSTPVRYGLRLNMDEKYMGLKKQLSELCSLKPEQILLAEVHTSNIKNFPQDNQKVRHTVNGFLCAFEIPVPGSPTSVTSPVITEKPPVANGTAGNNHIGKSGLIPNGMPSTVVPCTPEKPLANGIPNGHAVLVQDSPFIGYIIAMHRKMMRTELYFLSSQKNRPSLFGMPLIVPCTVHTSKKDLYDAVWIQVSRLASPLPPQEASNHAQDCDDSLGYQYPFTLRVVQKDGNSCAWCPWYRFCRGCTVDCNEDRASLGNAYIAVDWDPTALHLRYQTSQERIVEEHPSVEQSRRTQAEPISLDSCLKAFTSEEELGEDELYYCSKCKTHRLATKKLDLWRLPPVLIVHLKRFQFVNGRWIKSQKIVKFPRESFDPSAFLAPREVSQSMGSLQSLQSECLVEELQRLERGDSSVSSISTTTVASPPTSGRGTPCSIRRVGSPLSKNSSPRNTGRKQGRLRLPQLGSRHRLCNSKENLEACSSXQESETEPEQGTVTDGENQMPSDANTQDTWSLDTSSNDCDVIMMNGLGQDSSQSNGHSEVSADLDTPHQRNDICLEPLYNLYAISCHSGIMGGGHYVTYAKNPNEKWYCYNDSSCKEVHSDEIDTDSAYILFYEQQGVDYSQFLPKTEGKKMADTTSMDEDFESDYKKYCVLQ